In the genome of Coraliomargarita algicola, one region contains:
- a CDS encoding DUF695 domain-containing protein: protein MKIAAANSDAWNIAKSKNPQQPTVLRYRPSLQKFLADENYPRKLTIIWKFAPADDSGMPTDTQSADMKDFEELLLDVLDSDRLAILAFVYTTTGLREWNFYLSDTDEVALRINQALKSMPKLPIELHVQDDPDWEALRQVYQICS from the coding sequence ATGAAAATTGCAGCCGCCAATTCCGACGCTTGGAACATCGCCAAAAGCAAAAATCCGCAGCAACCGACTGTGTTACGCTATCGCCCCAGCTTACAGAAATTTCTAGCGGATGAAAACTACCCGCGCAAACTCACGATCATCTGGAAATTTGCCCCTGCAGACGACAGCGGCATGCCGACCGACACCCAAAGCGCCGATATGAAGGACTTTGAAGAATTACTACTGGATGTGCTAGACTCAGACCGTTTAGCAATTCTCGCCTTCGTATACACGACCACTGGCCTGAGAGAGTGGAACTTCTATCTGTCCGACACCGACGAAGTCGCCCTGCGCATCAATCAAGCACTCAAATCCATGCCAAAGTTGCCGATCGAATTACACGTGCAGGACGATCCCGACTGGGAGGCTCTGCGCCAGGTATACCAAATCTGCAGTTGA
- a CDS encoding HAD family hydrolase yields the protein MMNADIKIIFQDVDGCLNPEDGEAFGVAVDWEPSSAQVTMLEAIDAAVDASTLEHFVINTGRPWPLVRNLVKHFKSPKLRYLLLEHACVLYDREQDLFVNCAELAEHYGLSELSTRYRQIEVIQTLFDWYQSRGQAQLEAHYATDLTPVEKLGNLSIVIPEGVDGEEMLARIEALARAQLDEREMDQLDFLRSDRYLDILPGIHKLDGIHLLSAHFGLSLDAAMAVGDYLNDLSVFESFSRVMCPANAHPEIKELAQSKAESGHVSHLSYGAALLELLGAGCVDAG from the coding sequence ATGATGAACGCTGATATTAAAATCATATTTCAAGATGTAGATGGTTGTCTGAATCCAGAGGACGGTGAAGCGTTCGGGGTCGCGGTTGATTGGGAGCCGTCGTCGGCTCAGGTGACGATGCTAGAGGCGATTGATGCGGCAGTGGATGCGTCGACACTCGAGCATTTCGTAATCAATACGGGGCGGCCTTGGCCTCTGGTGCGAAATTTGGTGAAGCACTTCAAATCGCCCAAGTTGCGTTACCTGTTACTGGAACACGCCTGCGTGCTCTACGATCGAGAGCAAGATCTCTTCGTCAATTGCGCGGAACTGGCGGAGCATTATGGATTATCCGAGCTATCCACTCGTTATCGTCAGATTGAAGTGATTCAGACTCTTTTTGACTGGTATCAAAGTCGTGGGCAGGCGCAACTGGAAGCACATTACGCTACCGACCTCACGCCAGTGGAGAAGCTCGGGAATTTATCGATTGTGATTCCTGAAGGTGTCGATGGCGAAGAAATGCTAGCACGCATCGAGGCGCTGGCACGAGCGCAGTTGGATGAGCGTGAGATGGATCAATTAGATTTTTTACGTTCAGATCGATACCTCGATATCTTGCCAGGCATCCACAAATTAGATGGCATTCACCTGCTGAGCGCTCATTTTGGCTTAAGTTTGGATGCAGCCATGGCGGTGGGGGATTATCTCAACGATCTCTCAGTTTTTGAATCCTTTAGTCGTGTGATGTGCCCTGCAAATGCCCATCCAGAGATTAAAGAGCTGGCGCAATCGAAAGCTGAGTCTGGGCATGTGAGTCACTTGTCCTACGGAGCGGCCTTGCTGGAGTTGCTCGGGGCTGGCTGTGTGGACGCGGGATAA
- a CDS encoding sulfatase-like hydrolase/transferase codes for MNIKSTIVRTLSFVSLLLVAQAEETKPNVLFIFSDDQVYEAIGAYGLIDIDTPNLDRLANEGTSFSKAYNMGAWTGAICRASRSSMNSGRFIWQAEAASQAIGKGELQSWSQLMAERGYETYMSGKWHVPEVSVPKVFDHTGTVRAGMPKQTPSGYNRPKNAADYEQGWKPWDTSKGGYWQGGKHWSEVLADEGVGFIEMAAKKERPFFMYLAFNAPHDPRQAPKEYIERYPLERIQVPENFVPQYADQGNKGVPIIRDEKLMPFPRTEYAVKVNRQEYYALITHMDEQIGRILAALDASGKADNTWIIFTSDHGLSLGHHGLVGKQNMYEDAMAAPFIVWGPGVKSGQKLDTPIYIQDAMATALDIGGEVPEDIDFKSVLPLLDGSVEQIHDSIYGAYIDTQRMLLQDDWKLIAYPKLKKVKLFNLEKDPQEMHDLSQNPEYAEQLQMMIQSLEDRMDSLGDPMESLSKANYPKKLKKKVEDH; via the coding sequence ATGAACATAAAATCTACAATAGTTCGGACTCTGTCCTTTGTATCCCTTTTGCTCGTTGCTCAGGCTGAGGAGACAAAGCCAAACGTCCTGTTTATTTTTTCAGACGATCAAGTGTATGAGGCGATCGGAGCCTATGGTCTGATTGATATCGATACGCCGAATCTGGATCGCCTGGCAAATGAGGGCACGAGCTTTAGCAAGGCCTACAATATGGGTGCCTGGACGGGCGCCATCTGTCGCGCCAGTCGCTCATCCATGAATTCAGGTCGATTTATTTGGCAGGCAGAAGCGGCCAGCCAAGCCATTGGGAAGGGAGAGCTTCAAAGCTGGTCTCAGCTGATGGCTGAACGAGGCTACGAAACCTACATGTCGGGCAAGTGGCATGTGCCGGAGGTGAGTGTGCCGAAGGTCTTTGATCACACAGGCACTGTGCGCGCTGGTATGCCGAAGCAAACCCCCAGCGGTTATAACCGCCCTAAGAATGCCGCGGATTATGAGCAGGGCTGGAAGCCTTGGGATACCAGCAAGGGTGGCTATTGGCAGGGGGGCAAGCACTGGAGCGAGGTCTTGGCGGATGAAGGTGTCGGTTTCATCGAAATGGCAGCCAAGAAAGAGCGTCCGTTCTTTATGTATTTGGCCTTTAATGCGCCGCATGATCCGCGCCAAGCACCGAAGGAATATATCGAGCGCTACCCATTGGAACGGATCCAAGTGCCCGAGAACTTTGTGCCTCAATATGCGGATCAAGGTAATAAGGGAGTGCCAATTATTCGTGACGAGAAATTGATGCCCTTTCCGCGAACGGAGTATGCGGTGAAAGTGAATCGTCAGGAGTATTATGCGCTGATTACGCATATGGATGAGCAGATCGGGCGAATTCTTGCTGCGCTGGATGCATCCGGTAAGGCGGATAATACCTGGATTATCTTTACATCAGACCATGGACTGTCGCTGGGCCATCATGGCCTGGTGGGGAAGCAGAACATGTATGAGGATGCCATGGCCGCACCGTTTATCGTGTGGGGGCCGGGGGTGAAATCCGGTCAAAAATTGGACACCCCCATTTACATACAGGATGCGATGGCGACTGCCTTAGACATCGGCGGAGAGGTGCCCGAAGATATCGATTTCAAGAGCGTGCTTCCCTTGTTGGATGGTAGCGTCGAACAAATTCACGATTCGATCTACGGTGCTTACATTGATACCCAACGCATGTTGCTGCAGGATGACTGGAAGCTGATTGCCTATCCTAAGTTGAAGAAGGTGAAACTCTTCAATCTAGAGAAAGATCCGCAGGAGATGCATGATTTGTCTCAGAATCCTGAATACGCTGAACAACTGCAGATGATGATTCAATCACTCGAGGATCGCATGGACAGCCTAGGCGATCCGATGGAGTCACTTTCAAAGGCAAACTACCCTAAAAAGCTGAAGAAGAAGGTCGAGGACCATTAG
- a CDS encoding cation diffusion facilitator family transporter, with the protein MSKRSSATKITWIGLLLNLLLGCVKVAGGWILQSKALLADGAHSLLDLLTDVAVLVGLSLASKPEDANHLYGHHKFASFAKFCVGGMLLLFSLGLVVTALFDYRSGGGRGPQAGEAVVLALISLVLKEALFWWTRGVARRLKSDLLMANAWHHRMDSISSLGVAAALVGVWLGGESWAFLDGVVTLVLGCYLIFESTKIFLRACSDLLDAAPEREIIEDLREHILPTPGAVAYHDFRVRRVGDLYEVDLHLQVDPEITVEAGHAIARAVKRRLLEKHPEVSKVLVHVEPANREHIMNRGLSGLDGSEHKSTQVWEI; encoded by the coding sequence ATGTCAAAACGCAGCTCAGCTACGAAAATCACCTGGATCGGCCTGTTGCTGAATCTGTTGCTCGGCTGTGTCAAAGTCGCTGGCGGCTGGATCTTGCAGTCGAAAGCCTTGTTGGCCGACGGGGCGCATAGTTTACTGGACTTGTTGACCGATGTCGCAGTGCTGGTGGGGCTTTCGCTGGCGAGTAAGCCGGAGGATGCCAATCATCTCTATGGGCATCACAAGTTTGCCAGTTTCGCCAAGTTCTGCGTGGGAGGTATGTTGCTGCTGTTCTCGCTGGGCTTGGTGGTGACGGCCCTATTTGATTATCGTAGTGGCGGTGGCCGAGGGCCGCAGGCAGGGGAAGCCGTGGTGCTGGCCCTGATATCGCTGGTGCTTAAGGAGGCGCTCTTTTGGTGGACTCGTGGGGTGGCGCGGCGCTTGAAGTCCGATCTATTGATGGCCAATGCCTGGCATCACCGCATGGACAGTATTTCCTCGCTGGGTGTGGCGGCGGCCTTGGTGGGCGTCTGGCTGGGGGGCGAAAGCTGGGCCTTTCTCGATGGGGTAGTCACACTGGTGCTTGGTTGCTATTTAATTTTTGAGTCGACGAAGATTTTTCTACGCGCTTGTTCAGATCTCTTGGATGCGGCCCCTGAGCGGGAGATTATTGAAGATTTGCGTGAGCACATTCTGCCGACTCCCGGAGCGGTTGCCTATCATGACTTTAGAGTGCGTCGCGTGGGGGATCTGTATGAGGTCGATCTGCATTTACAGGTCGATCCAGAGATTACAGTCGAGGCGGGACATGCCATTGCGCGGGCGGTTAAGCGCCGATTACTAGAAAAACATCCAGAGGTTTCAAAGGTTTTGGTGCATGTGGAACCCGCGAATAGAGAACATATTATGAATCGTGGTCTCTCAGGTTTGGACGGTTCGGAACATAAAAGCACGCAGGTTTGGGAAATATAG
- a CDS encoding sulfatase codes for MKSKHLILCLCGLWLALLTTTLTAAPRPNIIIFYVDDLGWQDVQLNDVDDPCAFETPNIVKLAEAGMNFTQGYSPAPTCSPSRAGIITGQHPAKIGLTHVSLGALTSGKKSDPLLEPYLQGHLDLNILTLADALKANGYRTGHSGKWHVGLNAASYGFDVVNQDRGPHRGMGDRTKDFATAKDKQYPLSKEKYPPFSDKKPEGISYPYDEVTESALKFIDESGEQPFFLNLCHWMVHWPVLTRNGELLEYYCDKFGQPFPPKPGDMTLPGQQNPYFAAMVTTVDWSLGRIVDYLEKTDDPRNPGKKLIETTYIFFSSDNGGVETHGKEIISDNAPLKYGKKHSEEGGVRVPMVIAGPGIPQGSQFDGLINQLDYFPTILNLTDAKIAAKDAKELSGLDITPVLQGKSRQVLDASGKARDYLFWHFPHNSMRSMKSAIRSGDFKLYKRYFTNDYELYQLEENGQRKDYEEMNDLAQNPEYSSVVERLGAILEVELAANHAEGPYLNPDYTDKKTPSADLGDSKFDRGSRQATLSTKSSGPAIEKAYVIYRPENPGQKHRDRNFESKPSDIELPGMREPASISADGYSVRANIPEGIKAYCFMIIDVNGYLHYSPTVAVK; via the coding sequence ATGAAATCTAAGCATTTGATTCTATGTCTGTGCGGCCTTTGGCTCGCGCTTTTGACGACAACGCTAACTGCCGCGCCGCGGCCTAATATCATCATCTTTTATGTGGATGACCTGGGCTGGCAGGATGTGCAGCTCAATGATGTGGATGACCCTTGCGCTTTTGAAACGCCCAATATTGTGAAGCTGGCTGAAGCCGGTATGAACTTCACGCAGGGTTATTCGCCCGCACCGACTTGTTCGCCCTCGCGTGCGGGGATTATTACTGGACAGCATCCCGCTAAGATTGGTCTGACGCATGTCAGCTTGGGCGCATTAACCAGCGGTAAAAAGAGCGATCCCTTGCTGGAGCCTTATCTGCAGGGGCATTTGGACCTCAACATTTTAACTTTGGCGGACGCATTGAAGGCCAACGGCTACCGCACGGGGCACTCCGGCAAATGGCACGTCGGACTGAACGCTGCCAGCTACGGCTTTGATGTGGTCAATCAGGACCGTGGTCCCCATCGCGGCATGGGGGATCGCACCAAGGATTTTGCGACGGCCAAGGATAAGCAGTATCCACTCAGCAAGGAGAAATATCCCCCGTTCAGTGATAAGAAGCCCGAAGGCATTTCCTATCCCTACGATGAAGTAACCGAGTCGGCCTTAAAATTCATCGACGAGAGCGGCGAGCAACCATTCTTCCTGAATCTCTGCCATTGGATGGTTCACTGGCCGGTCTTAACCCGCAACGGTGAGCTGCTCGAATATTACTGCGACAAATTTGGTCAGCCCTTTCCGCCCAAACCCGGTGACATGACCTTGCCAGGGCAGCAGAACCCTTATTTCGCCGCCATGGTGACCACAGTCGACTGGAGTCTCGGGCGTATCGTGGACTACCTCGAAAAGACTGACGATCCTCGCAATCCAGGAAAGAAGTTGATCGAGACGACATATATCTTTTTCTCGTCGGATAATGGTGGCGTGGAAACGCACGGCAAAGAAATTATTTCTGATAACGCGCCCTTGAAATATGGTAAAAAGCATTCCGAAGAGGGCGGCGTGCGGGTGCCCATGGTGATTGCCGGGCCCGGGATTCCACAAGGCAGTCAATTTGACGGCCTCATCAATCAACTCGATTATTTCCCCACCATCCTGAATTTGACGGATGCAAAAATCGCAGCAAAAGACGCGAAAGAACTCAGCGGGCTCGATATTACGCCGGTCCTGCAAGGCAAATCCAGGCAGGTGCTCGATGCATCGGGGAAGGCGCGCGATTATTTGTTCTGGCACTTCCCGCACAACAGCATGAGGAGCATGAAATCTGCGATTCGCAGCGGTGATTTTAAATTGTATAAGCGGTATTTCACCAACGACTACGAGCTGTATCAATTAGAGGAAAATGGTCAGCGCAAGGACTACGAAGAGATGAACGATCTGGCGCAGAATCCGGAATACAGTTCAGTCGTCGAGCGTCTGGGGGCCATCTTGGAAGTCGAACTCGCTGCCAATCATGCGGAGGGGCCTTATTTGAATCCGGATTACACAGATAAAAAGACGCCCTCTGCGGACTTAGGGGATTCCAAATTTGACCGTGGTAGTCGTCAAGCGACACTCTCAACCAAGTCTTCCGGGCCAGCCATTGAAAAAGCCTATGTGATATATCGGCCGGAAAATCCGGGGCAGAAGCATCGGGACCGGAATTTCGAAAGTAAGCCCAGCGATATCGAACTTCCAGGTATGCGCGAACCCGCCAGCATCAGTGCCGACGGCTACAGCGTGCGTGCGAATATTCCTGAGGGGATCAAGGCTTACTGCTTTATGATCATCGATGTGAATGGCTATTTGCACTACAGTCCAACCGTGGCTGTTAAATAG
- a CDS encoding arylsulfatase, which yields MHIDFKLKTALSALVFLFAASGPALGNATVKRAVESAPLRQAPNVLIILTDDQGLSDLGFYGNPSLETPNLDAFAHSSVRLEDFMASPTCSPTRAALMSGQHEFKVGITHTISGRSLLKPDVPTLSAHLQASGYRTGIFGKWHLGETFPSRPEDRGFDEVFIHLGGGIGQTPDYWGNQYFDPMIQHNGKWVPTTGYCTGIFTNAAWQWIQSSEPEPWFAYIAYNAPHTPLQIHEELAQKYLDKGLPESQARFYAMIDDLDREVGELLQKLDDEGLADNTIVIFMGDNGSAKGGRPQEMEYNAGLRGTKASPYQGGVRVPCFIRWPAGGIEGGRAVEQLTGISDLFPTLAELTGFPLPDSTAVDGRSLQPLLQNKSLKNWPDRSIVTHVGRWANHSPLDECKYPGSAIRNERFALVEGRALYDLENDRGQENDVSKEYPEVYAPLQKQYDQWWDSLQSELETVPPIMVGSPEQPVADLTCMDWGASRLKDSHGYYPPWNQGYVRSILAAEPLKNITPVGAWQLQFLRSGNYRITLRNLPPEAPASEARILANQATLQLGEQTWTQAIPAGQRAVHFELPIEAGITTLESLFEYAGNKRPAHGAFYVSVEYLDSL from the coding sequence ATGCACATCGACTTCAAACTAAAGACCGCACTCAGTGCCCTTGTGTTCCTATTCGCCGCAAGCGGCCCAGCTCTCGGCAACGCGACGGTCAAGCGAGCCGTCGAATCCGCCCCCCTGAGACAAGCCCCCAATGTGCTCATTATTCTGACCGACGACCAAGGCCTCTCGGACCTGGGCTTCTATGGCAATCCCTCCCTCGAAACGCCAAACTTGGACGCCTTTGCGCACAGTAGCGTGCGCTTGGAGGACTTCATGGCCTCGCCGACTTGCTCCCCGACCCGGGCGGCATTGATGAGCGGACAACACGAATTTAAAGTCGGGATCACCCACACCATCAGCGGCCGCAGCCTGCTCAAGCCTGACGTGCCCACACTGTCCGCTCACCTGCAAGCATCCGGCTATCGCACAGGAATCTTTGGAAAATGGCATCTGGGAGAAACCTTTCCCAGTCGCCCCGAAGACCGCGGCTTTGATGAAGTCTTTATCCACCTAGGTGGCGGCATCGGACAAACCCCGGATTATTGGGGCAATCAATACTTCGACCCCATGATCCAACACAATGGCAAGTGGGTGCCGACAACAGGCTACTGCACGGGCATCTTTACCAACGCCGCCTGGCAGTGGATCCAGTCATCCGAGCCAGAGCCTTGGTTTGCATACATCGCCTACAATGCACCACACACACCACTACAAATCCACGAAGAGCTGGCCCAAAAATATCTGGATAAAGGGCTGCCCGAATCCCAGGCGCGTTTCTACGCCATGATCGATGACCTCGACCGCGAGGTCGGCGAACTGCTGCAGAAATTGGACGACGAGGGCTTGGCAGATAATACCATCGTCATCTTCATGGGCGACAACGGCAGCGCCAAAGGTGGTCGCCCGCAAGAGATGGAATACAACGCCGGTTTACGCGGCACCAAGGCGAGCCCCTACCAAGGCGGCGTGCGCGTGCCCTGTTTCATTCGCTGGCCCGCTGGTGGCATCGAGGGTGGTCGCGCGGTGGAGCAATTAACGGGTATCAGCGATCTCTTCCCCACCCTGGCTGAGCTGACAGGCTTCCCGCTGCCGGACAGCACCGCAGTCGACGGACGCTCTCTTCAGCCCTTGTTGCAAAACAAGTCACTCAAGAATTGGCCCGACCGCAGCATCGTCACCCACGTCGGTCGCTGGGCCAACCACAGCCCACTCGACGAGTGCAAATATCCCGGCAGCGCCATCCGCAATGAACGCTTTGCGCTGGTTGAGGGCCGGGCGCTCTACGATCTGGAAAACGACCGTGGCCAAGAAAACGACGTCTCCAAAGAGTATCCGGAGGTGTATGCCCCCCTGCAAAAACAGTATGACCAATGGTGGGACTCCCTGCAATCCGAGCTGGAAACCGTGCCCCCGATCATGGTCGGCAGTCCCGAGCAGCCAGTCGCTGATTTGACCTGCATGGACTGGGGCGCCTCTCGACTTAAAGACAGCCACGGTTATTATCCCCCCTGGAATCAGGGCTACGTTCGCAGCATTCTTGCCGCGGAGCCGTTGAAAAACATCACGCCCGTCGGCGCTTGGCAGCTGCAGTTCCTGCGTTCGGGTAACTATCGTATCACTTTGCGCAATCTGCCTCCCGAAGCGCCGGCCAGTGAAGCACGCATTCTGGCCAATCAAGCGACGCTGCAACTGGGCGAGCAAACATGGACACAAGCGATTCCCGCCGGTCAACGCGCGGTCCACTTTGAACTCCCCATCGAGGCAGGCATCACCACACTGGAAAGTCTCTTCGAATACGCCGGCAACAAGCGCCCTGCGCATGGTGCCTTCTATGTCAGTGTTGAATATCTCGATTCCCTTTAA
- a CDS encoding sulfatase-like hydrolase/transferase, whose translation MTRPNIIHILVDDLGYGDFSFFNKGLSETPFLDQFLQESLCLTQHYTSSPVCNPSRASLLTGRYPHRTGSIDTLEWRGLERLDLNEVTIADMLRNAGYRTGLIGKWHLGAFDPRYKPEKRGFDEAICFRGGMHDYYDWRLESGNRVIRTDGRYLTDYWTDEAVDFLQRAPKNDPFYLHLTYNAPHTPLQAPEEDMAVFRDRNDLSEAVKTLYAMIRRLDRNIGRLLENVDKLGLRENTLIIFSSDNGPQFGNEAGSSLDRFNCQLHGSKGSTYEGGIRVPAIMRWPAGLDPKETCGDAFFHMTDWLPTILSLAGIDNPKGVKLDGVDQSAVLRGEVPAHNPQRCWQWNRYTPLIEYNAAIRDGDWKLVRPFVPEAFEVPDIKWLNVSMYEPEHFIKNGIITDPDPEVALPTPPPVELYNLKDDPNEANNLAFYRPQRVQKMESELLAWFEDVCEDYAKTRRD comes from the coding sequence ATGACACGCCCAAACATCATTCACATCCTGGTCGACGACCTCGGCTACGGCGACTTCAGCTTCTTCAACAAAGGCCTCAGCGAGACCCCTTTCCTGGATCAATTCCTGCAAGAGAGCCTCTGCCTCACGCAGCACTATACCAGCTCCCCAGTCTGCAATCCCTCGCGGGCCTCCCTGCTCACCGGTCGCTACCCGCACCGCACGGGCTCGATTGACACGCTGGAATGGCGCGGCCTGGAACGGCTCGACCTCAATGAAGTCACCATCGCCGACATGTTGCGCAATGCCGGCTACCGCACTGGCCTGATCGGGAAATGGCACCTCGGCGCATTCGACCCGCGCTACAAGCCGGAAAAGCGCGGCTTCGACGAAGCCATCTGCTTCCGTGGTGGCATGCACGACTACTACGACTGGCGCCTCGAATCCGGCAACCGCGTCATCCGCACCGACGGTCGCTATTTGACCGATTACTGGACCGACGAGGCCGTCGACTTTCTCCAACGCGCCCCCAAGAACGATCCCTTTTACTTACACCTCACCTACAACGCGCCGCACACTCCCCTGCAGGCGCCAGAGGAAGACATGGCCGTTTTCCGCGACCGCAACGACCTCAGCGAAGCGGTCAAAACGCTCTACGCCATGATCCGCCGTCTCGACCGCAACATCGGGCGACTGCTGGAAAATGTCGACAAGCTCGGGCTGCGTGAAAACACCCTCATCATTTTTTCCAGCGACAACGGCCCGCAATTCGGCAACGAAGCCGGCAGCTCGTTGGACCGCTTCAATTGCCAGCTCCACGGCTCCAAAGGCTCCACCTACGAAGGCGGCATTCGCGTGCCCGCCATCATGCGCTGGCCCGCCGGACTCGATCCCAAAGAAACCTGCGGCGACGCCTTTTTCCACATGACGGATTGGCTGCCGACCATCCTGAGCCTGGCCGGAATCGACAATCCCAAAGGCGTCAAACTCGACGGCGTCGATCAAAGCGCCGTGCTGCGTGGCGAAGTGCCCGCCCACAATCCTCAACGTTGCTGGCAGTGGAACCGTTACACCCCGCTCATCGAATACAATGCCGCCATCCGCGACGGCGACTGGAAACTCGTGCGCCCCTTCGTGCCCGAAGCCTTCGAAGTGCCCGACATCAAATGGCTCAACGTCTCCATGTATGAGCCCGAGCACTTTATTAAAAACGGCATCATCACCGATCCCGATCCCGAGGTCGCCCTCCCCACGCCGCCCCCGGTCGAGCTCTACAATTTAAAAGACGATCCCAACGAAGCAAACAACCTCGCCTTCTACCGCCCCCAACGCGTGCAAAAAATGGAATCCGAGCTACTCGCCTGGTTCGAAGACGTGTGTGAAGACTACGCCAAGACACGCCGTGACTAG
- a CDS encoding amidophosphoribosyltransferase, with the protein MSDFLKHECGIAMIRLLKPISYYQEKYNTSLYGFNQLFLLMEKQHNRGQDGAGIGCVKLDVAPGQQYMARDRTIKQNSLARIFKGQLKAYQKMVDKGVIHPEFPQTVKDNFDYGGEILLGHLRYGTSGVYSSNSCHPYVRQSNWPTKNLMLAGNFTITNEKDLNADLINRGQHPIFGTDTQAVLEEIGFHLDEAHDAIYHKMRDQNVEGTQIPSIISEQLDPIRILRNAASNWDGGYAIAGLIGNGDSFVMRDPQGIRPCFYFQNDEVIAFASERVALMTIFDQPIENVCEVEPGCAIVVKNDGKIYSERFTEPRPITPCSFERIYFSRGNDADIYSERKALGGALLEQVVKAIDNNFADSVFSFVPNTAEVAYYGLLDAVRLHRRKEVRDALLAAQSSGTLDAALIDELIMGNWPRGEKIAHKDIKLRTFISQEEGRAKLVSHVYDITYGIVKEQDCLVCIDDSIVRGTTLKESILKILSRTNPRKIVVASTAPQIRYPDCYGIDMSELGKFIAFKATVELLKDEGCSYLLQEVYVDCLAQADKPSREMVNHVKRIYDRYSDEQISAKIAELVYPKNVPWQGELEIVFLPVDKMREALPNNNGDWYFTGDYPTPGGTATVNKAFINYFENKSGRAY; encoded by the coding sequence ATGAGCGATTTTTTGAAGCACGAATGCGGGATCGCAATGATCCGCCTTTTGAAGCCTATTTCTTATTACCAAGAGAAATATAACACATCTCTCTACGGTTTTAATCAGCTGTTTTTGTTGATGGAGAAGCAGCACAATCGCGGCCAAGACGGCGCTGGGATTGGCTGTGTGAAGCTCGATGTCGCTCCAGGCCAGCAGTATATGGCTCGTGATCGCACGATTAAGCAAAATTCCTTGGCACGCATTTTTAAGGGACAATTGAAGGCCTATCAAAAAATGGTCGATAAGGGCGTGATTCACCCCGAATTTCCGCAAACGGTAAAAGACAATTTTGATTATGGGGGTGAAATTCTGCTGGGTCACCTACGATATGGCACTTCTGGGGTGTATTCATCGAATAGTTGCCATCCGTATGTGCGCCAGTCGAACTGGCCGACTAAGAATTTGATGTTGGCCGGTAATTTCACCATTACCAATGAAAAGGACCTCAATGCAGATCTGATCAACCGCGGCCAGCATCCGATCTTCGGTACTGATACACAGGCTGTGTTGGAGGAGATCGGTTTCCACCTCGACGAAGCGCATGATGCCATCTACCACAAGATGCGTGATCAAAATGTCGAAGGCACCCAGATTCCGAGCATTATTAGCGAGCAACTGGACCCGATCCGTATCTTAAGAAATGCCGCGTCCAACTGGGATGGTGGCTATGCGATCGCAGGGCTCATTGGTAATGGCGACAGTTTCGTGATGCGTGACCCACAGGGCATCCGCCCCTGCTTCTATTTCCAGAACGACGAAGTCATCGCGTTCGCTTCGGAGCGGGTCGCGTTGATGACGATTTTTGATCAACCGATCGAGAATGTGTGCGAAGTCGAGCCCGGCTGTGCGATCGTGGTTAAAAATGATGGCAAGATTTATAGCGAGCGCTTCACCGAGCCACGCCCGATCACACCTTGTTCCTTCGAGCGCATTTATTTCTCACGCGGCAACGATGCGGATATCTATTCTGAACGTAAAGCCTTGGGGGGCGCGCTATTGGAGCAAGTTGTCAAAGCAATCGATAATAATTTTGCAGACAGCGTGTTTAGCTTTGTTCCCAACACGGCCGAGGTTGCGTATTACGGTTTGCTGGATGCGGTCCGTTTGCATCGCCGTAAAGAAGTGCGCGATGCGCTGTTGGCTGCACAATCGAGTGGTACCTTGGATGCCGCACTGATCGATGAGTTAATCATGGGCAATTGGCCACGAGGCGAGAAAATTGCGCACAAGGACATCAAGCTGCGCACCTTCATTTCGCAAGAAGAAGGACGTGCTAAGCTGGTCTCACACGTTTACGACATCACTTATGGCATCGTTAAAGAGCAGGATTGTCTCGTCTGTATCGACGATTCGATCGTGCGTGGCACGACCCTCAAAGAGTCGATTCTGAAAATTCTAAGTCGTACCAACCCACGCAAGATCGTCGTCGCGTCCACGGCACCGCAGATTCGCTACCCAGACTGCTACGGTATCGATATGTCCGAACTGGGGAAGTTTATCGCGTTCAAGGCGACAGTCGAATTACTAAAAGACGAGGGATGCTCCTATTTACTGCAAGAGGTGTATGTCGATTGCTTGGCTCAGGCCGACAAACCATCCCGCGAAATGGTCAATCACGTGAAACGCATCTATGACCGCTATAGCGACGAACAAATCTCAGCGAAGATCGCAGAACTAGTGTATCCGAAGAATGTGCCTTGGCAGGGGGAGCTTGAAATCGTCTTTTTGCCGGTGGATAAAATGCGCGAAGCACTGCCCAATAACAATGGGGATTGGTATTTTACCGGCGACTATCCGACTCCTGGGGGCACGGCGACCGTGAATAAAGCATTTATTAACTACTTCGAAAACAAATCTGGCCGCGCTTACTAA